The following proteins come from a genomic window of Pyxidicoccus sp. MSG2:
- a CDS encoding acyl-CoA dehydrogenase family protein, translating to MACDEDTLAQLLSTLDRFVKERLVPNEHRVADEDAIPPELVEEMRGLGLFGLSTPVEYGGIGLNMSQEVQVAFVLGQTSPAFRSLIGTNNGIGSQGIVLDGTEEQKKKYLPRLASGEIVGAFALTEPNAGSDASALSTSARLDGDVYVLNGTKRFITNAPEAGLFTVMARTNAEDKGAGGISAFLVEGGTPGLHIGPHDRKMGQKGTHTADVLFEDCRVPATQLLGGREGQGFKTAMKVLDRGRLHIAAVCVGVAERLIRESLRYAMERQQFGKPIAEFQLIQAMLADSRTEAYAARCMVLDAARRRDDGQNVSTEASCCKLFSSEMVGRVADRAVQIFGGAGYIADYGIERFYRDVRLFRLYEGTSQIQQLVIARNMMREVA from the coding sequence ATGGCCTGTGATGAAGACACCCTGGCCCAGCTCCTCTCCACGCTGGACCGCTTCGTCAAGGAGCGACTGGTGCCCAACGAGCACCGCGTCGCGGACGAGGACGCCATCCCCCCGGAATTGGTGGAGGAGATGCGCGGGCTGGGCCTGTTCGGCCTCTCCACGCCGGTGGAGTACGGCGGCATCGGACTGAACATGAGCCAGGAGGTGCAGGTGGCCTTCGTGCTTGGCCAGACGTCGCCCGCGTTCCGCTCGCTCATCGGCACCAACAATGGCATCGGCTCGCAGGGCATCGTCCTGGACGGCACCGAGGAGCAGAAGAAGAAGTACCTGCCCCGACTGGCCTCGGGAGAGATTGTCGGCGCCTTCGCGCTCACCGAGCCCAACGCCGGCTCGGATGCGTCCGCGCTGAGCACCAGCGCGCGCCTCGACGGCGATGTCTACGTGCTCAACGGCACCAAGCGCTTCATCACCAACGCGCCCGAGGCCGGGTTGTTCACGGTGATGGCGCGCACCAACGCCGAGGACAAGGGCGCGGGCGGCATCTCCGCCTTCCTCGTGGAGGGGGGCACGCCGGGCCTGCACATCGGCCCGCACGACAGGAAGATGGGCCAGAAGGGCACGCACACCGCGGACGTCCTGTTCGAGGACTGCCGCGTGCCCGCCACCCAGTTGCTGGGCGGCCGCGAGGGCCAGGGCTTCAAGACGGCGATGAAGGTGCTGGACCGCGGCCGGCTCCACATCGCGGCCGTCTGCGTCGGCGTCGCCGAGCGCCTCATCCGCGAGAGCCTGCGCTACGCCATGGAGCGGCAGCAGTTCGGCAAGCCGATTGCCGAGTTCCAGCTCATCCAGGCCATGCTGGCCGACAGCCGCACCGAGGCCTATGCCGCCCGCTGCATGGTGCTGGACGCGGCCCGCAGGCGCGACGACGGGCAGAACGTCAGCACCGAGGCCTCCTGCTGCAAGCTGTTCTCCAGTGAGATGGTGGGACGCGTGGCGGACCGCGCGGTGCAGATTTTCGGCGGGGCCGGCTACATCGCCGACTACGGCATCGAGCGCTTCTACCGCGACGTGCGCCTGTTCCGCCTCTACGAAGGCACCAGTCAGATTCAGCAGCTCGTCATCGCGCGCAACATGATGCGCGAGGTGGCCTGA
- a CDS encoding DUF885 domain-containing protein produces MPGASPALPCLRRLLLVACCGLLAACARQGPGPTAAPPTEAPPATAAKGDRFPELVDAVFAASFAYAPSNATSYGMHEYDARLEDLSRPRIEARIRELESLISRVHALDRGALSFDEAIDADALLQALRAEHYDLSVVRGWEKNPMTYAGLPGGAVDGLMKRDFAPKAERLRSVIARLKQVPAVFAAGKANVQSPPREFTDLAIRMTKGSVGFFEGSVTQWATDAAGGDAALLAEFQQANAQAVAAVKDFARWLETDLLPRSTGSYALGEERFLTKLRLEEMIDVPLPQLLARGEANLEKDYAEFVATAKRINPKLTPAQVMASLEKDHPTAEDLIPSVRRSVEGVRRFLVEKDLVTIPSEVRPHVEETPPYARSGSFASMDTPGPYETKATEAFYYVTPVEPEWTAQHKEEHLRLYNKPVVDLINIHEVWPGHYLQFLYAPRFPTKVRKLVSVSSNAEGWAHYAEQMMLDQGYGNGDPKLRLAQLSEALLRDCRYVTGIKLHTAGWTVEEGAKLFRERCFQQPANAYEEARRGAYNPTYLYYTYGKLEIQQLAREYMAAKGASLKQFHDAFVAQGSLPLPLVRRLLMR; encoded by the coding sequence ATGCCCGGAGCCTCCCCCGCCCTCCCCTGCCTCCGCCGTCTGCTGCTCGTCGCCTGCTGTGGCCTGCTCGCTGCCTGTGCCCGTCAGGGGCCGGGCCCCACCGCCGCTCCGCCCACCGAGGCGCCCCCGGCCACCGCCGCGAAGGGGGACCGGTTCCCCGAGTTGGTGGACGCCGTCTTCGCCGCGTCCTTCGCCTATGCGCCCTCGAACGCCACCTCGTACGGGATGCATGAGTACGACGCCCGGCTGGAGGACCTGAGCCGGCCGCGCATCGAGGCCCGCATCCGCGAGCTGGAGTCGCTGATTTCCCGCGTGCACGCACTGGACCGTGGCGCGCTCTCCTTCGACGAGGCCATCGACGCGGATGCGCTCCTGCAGGCCCTCCGCGCCGAGCACTACGACTTGAGCGTGGTGCGCGGCTGGGAGAAGAACCCCATGACCTACGCCGGGCTGCCGGGCGGCGCGGTGGACGGGCTGATGAAGCGCGACTTCGCGCCGAAGGCGGAGCGGCTGCGCTCGGTGATTGCCCGCCTGAAGCAGGTGCCCGCCGTGTTTGCCGCGGGCAAGGCCAACGTGCAGTCCCCGCCCCGCGAATTCACCGACCTGGCCATTCGCATGACGAAGGGCTCGGTGGGCTTCTTCGAGGGCTCGGTGACGCAGTGGGCGACGGACGCCGCCGGCGGCGACGCCGCGCTGCTGGCCGAGTTCCAGCAAGCCAACGCCCAGGCCGTGGCGGCGGTGAAGGACTTCGCGCGGTGGCTGGAGACCGATTTGCTGCCCCGCTCCACTGGCAGCTACGCGCTGGGCGAGGAGCGCTTCCTCACCAAGCTGCGCCTGGAGGAGATGATTGACGTGCCGCTGCCGCAACTGCTCGCGCGCGGCGAGGCCAATCTGGAGAAGGATTACGCGGAGTTCGTCGCCACCGCGAAGCGCATCAACCCGAAGCTCACGCCCGCGCAGGTGATGGCCTCGCTGGAGAAGGACCACCCCACCGCGGAGGACCTGATTCCCTCGGTGCGCCGCTCGGTGGAGGGCGTGCGTAGGTTCCTGGTGGAGAAGGACCTGGTCACCATTCCTTCCGAGGTGCGCCCGCACGTGGAGGAGACGCCGCCCTATGCGCGCTCGGGAAGCTTCGCGTCCATGGACACGCCCGGGCCGTACGAGACGAAGGCCACCGAGGCCTTCTACTACGTCACGCCGGTGGAGCCGGAGTGGACGGCGCAGCACAAGGAGGAGCACCTGCGCCTGTACAACAAGCCCGTGGTGGACCTCATCAACATCCACGAGGTCTGGCCCGGCCACTACCTCCAGTTCCTCTACGCGCCGCGCTTCCCCACCAAGGTGCGCAAGCTGGTGAGCGTGAGCAGCAACGCGGAGGGCTGGGCCCACTACGCGGAGCAGATGATGCTCGACCAGGGCTACGGCAACGGCGACCCGAAGCTGCGCCTGGCCCAGCTCTCCGAGGCCCTGCTGCGCGACTGCCGCTACGTCACCGGCATCAAGCTCCACACCGCGGGCTGGACGGTGGAGGAGGGCGCGAAGCTGTTCCGCGAGCGCTGCTTCCAGCAGCCGGCCAACGCCTACGAGGAGGCCCGCCGCGGCGCGTACAACCCCACGTACCTCTATTACACGTACGGCAAGCTGGAGATTCAGCAGCTCGCCCGCGAGTACATGGCGGCGAAGGGCGCCAGCCTCAAGCAGTTCCACGACGCCTTCGTGGCCCAGGGCAGCCTGCCCCTGCCGCTCGTGCGCCGGCTGCTGATGCGCTGA
- a CDS encoding IclR family transcriptional regulator — MSRSPGHSAPTNDTGITSMESLELLGDSGEEEAKDRQFVTALARGLEILRAFTPQRPMLGNQELAASTGLPKPTISRLTHTLTRLGYLTYSERMGKYQLGTRVLALGFAALSNMGVRDVARPLMQELADYANVPVSLGSRDRLNVVYVEHCRSTAAVTLRLDIGSRLPLATTAMGRALLAALPAPERNYFMDHMSKREGDRWPRMREGIEQALADYQTHGFTLSTGDWDRDVNAVGVPFIVPDGGGILAFNCGGPSFLMPRQRLLLDLGPRLVNLVRNVEAAMLRR, encoded by the coding sequence ATGTCTCGTTCCCCTGGCCATTCCGCGCCCACGAATGACACCGGCATCACCTCCATGGAGTCGCTGGAGCTGCTCGGCGACAGCGGCGAGGAGGAGGCCAAAGACAGGCAGTTCGTGACGGCGCTGGCGCGCGGGCTGGAAATCCTGCGCGCCTTCACGCCGCAGCGGCCGATGCTGGGCAACCAGGAGCTGGCGGCGAGCACGGGCCTGCCCAAGCCGACCATCTCCCGGCTGACGCACACGCTGACGCGGCTGGGCTACCTCACGTATTCGGAGCGGATGGGGAAGTACCAGCTCGGCACACGAGTGCTGGCGCTCGGCTTCGCGGCGCTGTCCAACATGGGCGTGCGCGACGTGGCGCGGCCACTGATGCAGGAGCTGGCGGACTACGCCAACGTCCCGGTGTCGCTGGGCAGCCGCGACAGGCTCAACGTCGTCTATGTCGAGCACTGCCGCTCCACGGCCGCGGTGACGCTGCGGCTGGACATCGGCTCACGGCTGCCATTGGCCACCACGGCCATGGGGCGGGCGCTGCTCGCCGCGCTGCCCGCGCCGGAGCGCAACTACTTCATGGACCACATGTCCAAGCGCGAGGGTGACAGGTGGCCCCGCATGCGCGAGGGCATCGAGCAGGCCCTCGCGGACTACCAGACGCACGGCTTCACGCTCTCCACCGGAGACTGGGACCGCGACGTCAACGCGGTGGGCGTGCCCTTCATCGTCCCGGACGGCGGCGGAATCCTCGCCTTCAACTGTGGAGGCCCTTCGTTCCTGATGCCGCGCCAACGGCTGCTGCTGGATTTGGGGCCTCGCCTCGTCAACCTGGTTCGCAACGTCGAAGCGGCCATGCTGCGCCGCTGA
- a CDS encoding Ig domain-containing protein codes for MFKRIGARRALVGATLWLVGGCQSYSFVGHEEKVSSGTSVPLDLQVAFAAGGGSTADGKLVACVGLPEGWAAPEGTYTYQAQDGVRGVADAEVTAEAQTAFAIAGSTWHCLTSERVTVDGANETRAFAHLQLPVPQVAQGAYRVAYLTGFRRVKPPETDGGEPTPELALAADADAGETPATYQATDFSGRLERLLHVNVAPATTFDHWKATSFGPTGPAAQASSATYGNGHFLAATSETGLLSSTDGAEWTAFSPTMQGDVETAIVVRGPVFVQGRWFALSGGKVVVSSDDAKTWAVAYSDPVPEGAEVGRNFVALASNGTRLVATGAKGLIAVSSDGTTWTDQSANTENVLVKVVAGQDTFFATGQPENGDLSAGSLVLRSRADGSGWDTLQVEALAGREVRDVVYGNGRFIAFTWKTPPETETSDGGVPPPTEPAGILFMSEDRGTTWQQVQGVLPSGTELPQEPVVAFVDDTFVVTTSKLELATLTTLPQLELRASADGRAWTSYVTGAAGGFSSTSFATGERTVVAVSTSLSMMATRRAWAGPAFTTESLPYAVVGKAYSASVETSGGGGGTVLSLEGTLPAGLGFTAGAISGTPTAAGTADLTVKARDVRGTQTSHAYNLEVVPPLGIAAAEPPNATQGSAYEAAFVAQGGRAPFAWSHTGSLPEGVTGAQRGDAYVFSGTPAATGDFAVTMKVTDSAGQSAELAVSVHVDAAATPAPMPDDASDSCGCSGSGAAGFNALGLAALALMRRVRRKK; via the coding sequence GTGTTCAAGCGTATCGGTGCCCGGCGTGCCCTGGTGGGGGCGACGCTGTGGCTGGTGGGTGGCTGTCAGTCGTATTCCTTTGTCGGTCATGAAGAGAAGGTCAGCAGTGGGACGTCCGTCCCGCTGGACCTGCAGGTGGCCTTCGCCGCGGGCGGAGGCTCGACGGCCGACGGGAAGCTGGTGGCTTGCGTTGGCCTGCCCGAGGGCTGGGCCGCGCCGGAAGGGACCTATACGTACCAGGCGCAGGACGGAGTCCGCGGCGTGGCGGACGCGGAAGTGACGGCCGAGGCCCAGACGGCCTTCGCCATCGCGGGCTCCACCTGGCACTGCCTCACCTCCGAGCGTGTCACCGTCGACGGAGCGAACGAGACGCGCGCCTTCGCGCACCTCCAGTTGCCGGTGCCGCAGGTCGCCCAGGGGGCCTACCGCGTGGCGTACCTCACGGGCTTCCGCCGCGTGAAGCCGCCGGAGACCGATGGCGGTGAGCCCACGCCCGAGCTCGCCCTCGCCGCGGACGCGGACGCGGGCGAGACACCCGCCACCTACCAGGCCACCGACTTCTCGGGGCGGCTGGAGCGCCTGCTCCACGTGAATGTGGCGCCGGCCACCACGTTCGACCACTGGAAGGCCACGTCCTTCGGTCCCACGGGCCCCGCGGCCCAGGCGTCGAGCGCGACCTACGGCAACGGCCACTTCCTGGCCGCGACCTCCGAGACGGGCCTGCTCAGCTCCACGGACGGCGCCGAGTGGACGGCCTTCTCTCCGACGATGCAGGGCGACGTGGAGACGGCCATCGTCGTGCGGGGGCCGGTCTTCGTCCAGGGCAGGTGGTTCGCGCTGTCGGGCGGAAAGGTCGTCGTGTCCTCCGATGATGCGAAGACCTGGGCCGTGGCGTACAGCGACCCCGTGCCCGAGGGCGCGGAGGTCGGCCGCAACTTCGTGGCCCTGGCCTCGAATGGCACCCGCCTGGTGGCCACGGGCGCGAAGGGGCTCATCGCCGTCTCCAGCGACGGCACCACGTGGACGGACCAGAGCGCCAACACGGAGAACGTCCTGGTGAAGGTGGTCGCCGGGCAGGACACCTTCTTCGCGACGGGTCAGCCGGAGAATGGGGACCTCTCCGCCGGCAGCCTCGTGCTGCGCTCCCGGGCGGACGGCTCCGGCTGGGACACGCTGCAGGTGGAGGCGCTGGCGGGCCGTGAGGTGCGCGACGTCGTCTACGGCAACGGCCGCTTCATTGCCTTCACGTGGAAGACCCCGCCCGAGACGGAGACCTCGGACGGTGGCGTGCCGCCTCCGACGGAGCCGGCCGGAATCCTCTTCATGTCCGAGGACCGCGGGACGACGTGGCAGCAGGTCCAGGGCGTGCTGCCGTCGGGCACCGAGCTGCCGCAGGAGCCCGTGGTGGCCTTCGTGGATGACACGTTCGTGGTCACCACGTCGAAGCTCGAGCTGGCGACGCTGACCACGCTGCCGCAACTGGAGCTGCGCGCGTCGGCGGATGGCCGGGCCTGGACGTCGTACGTCACGGGGGCCGCGGGCGGCTTCTCGTCCACCTCCTTCGCCACCGGCGAGCGCACGGTGGTGGCGGTGAGCACGAGCCTCTCGATGATGGCCACCCGCCGGGCCTGGGCAGGCCCCGCGTTCACCACCGAGTCGCTGCCCTACGCGGTGGTGGGCAAGGCCTACAGCGCGTCCGTGGAGACGAGCGGCGGTGGCGGAGGCACGGTGCTCTCGCTGGAAGGCACGCTGCCGGCGGGGCTGGGCTTCACGGCCGGCGCCATCTCCGGCACGCCGACCGCGGCCGGCACCGCGGACCTCACCGTGAAGGCCCGGGACGTGCGTGGCACCCAGACGTCGCACGCCTACAACCTGGAGGTCGTCCCGCCGCTGGGCATCGCGGCCGCCGAGCCGCCGAACGCGACGCAGGGCAGCGCCTACGAGGCGGCCTTCGTCGCCCAGGGAGGACGCGCGCCCTTCGCATGGAGCCACACCGGCTCACTGCCCGAGGGCGTGACGGGCGCGCAGCGGGGAGACGCCTACGTCTTCTCCGGCACGCCCGCCGCCACGGGCGACTTCGCCGTGACGATGAAGGTGACGGACTCCGCGGGCCAGAGCGCGGAGCTGGCCGTGTCGGTGCACGTCGATGCGGCGGCCACTCCCGCGCCGATGCCCGACGACGCGTCGGACAGCTGCGGCTGCAGCGGCTCGGGCGCCGCGGGCTTCAATGCGCTGGGGCTCGCCGCGCTCGCGCTGATGCGGCGCGTTCGCCGGAAGAAGTAG
- a CDS encoding alpha/beta fold hydrolase, translated as MYLALGLFAVFVALVLVTRQWLLHRECAPSKSEPFDGDVYRVGKAAIAERRSDSPRATVICMHGFVADMRYFTDYYSDPSLQLILLTSCDYHVPITGPRFRSAPWVKVPTEPEGSIPYDAAVLVQALEHLPRTDSIRVHGHSRGGAVVLEAARMRPELFARVEVVLEAPVLPQARPYTSSTAVQLWLLSFFVPLWRREPISQRNRGAWGPLENARKRELIMAFPFNPKRVATMVSNLQGIDDWMHERDASLYQYVQRGTVLVPGKDRVLDTHSMKESAQRAGPRLQVVPLEGCSHFPLWDRPDALPPLAFSEARPAAQA; from the coding sequence ATGTACCTGGCCCTTGGACTCTTCGCTGTCTTCGTCGCGCTCGTGCTCGTGACGCGGCAGTGGCTGCTGCACCGCGAGTGCGCCCCGAGCAAGAGCGAGCCCTTCGACGGGGACGTCTACCGGGTGGGCAAGGCGGCCATCGCCGAGCGCCGGAGCGACAGCCCGCGCGCCACCGTCATCTGCATGCACGGCTTCGTCGCCGACATGCGCTACTTCACGGACTACTACAGCGACCCGAGCCTCCAGCTCATCCTGCTGACGAGCTGCGACTACCACGTGCCGATTACCGGCCCGCGCTTCCGGTCCGCCCCGTGGGTGAAGGTGCCCACGGAGCCCGAGGGCTCCATCCCCTACGACGCCGCCGTCCTGGTGCAGGCCCTGGAGCACCTGCCCCGCACGGACAGCATCCGCGTCCATGGGCACTCGCGCGGTGGCGCCGTCGTCCTGGAGGCTGCCCGGATGCGACCGGAATTGTTCGCTCGCGTGGAGGTGGTGCTGGAGGCCCCTGTCCTTCCCCAGGCCCGCCCCTACACGAGCAGCACGGCCGTGCAGCTCTGGCTTTTGTCCTTCTTCGTACCGCTGTGGCGCCGGGAGCCCATCTCCCAGCGCAACCGCGGCGCGTGGGGCCCGCTGGAGAATGCTCGCAAGCGCGAGCTCATCATGGCCTTCCCCTTCAATCCCAAGCGCGTCGCCACCATGGTCTCCAACCTGCAAGGGATTGATGACTGGATGCACGAGCGCGACGCCTCGCTCTACCAGTACGTGCAGCGCGGCACGGTGCTCGTCCCCGGGAAGGACCGCGTCCTCGACACCCACTCCATGAAGGAGAGCGCCCAGCGCGCCGGGCCCCGACTGCAGGTGGTGCCGCTGGAGGGCTGCAGCCACTTTCCCCTGTGGGACCGGCCGGATGCGCTCCCGCCCCTGGCCTTCTCCGAGGCGCGCCCCGCCGCGCAGGCGTGA